In Selenomonas dianae, a genomic segment contains:
- a CDS encoding site-specific integrase, whose protein sequence is MAKKATIRTRKRGSTYSYSFDAGKNPTTGKRRAIEKGGYATEQEAYDAGVAAYADWKSGNIGITSERVRLRDYLTAWLENVMRPNVTRGTYHNYSSVIRVRIIPLLGDLHVQDIRPRDVDTWMKRLAKRGLSKRSLSLSKSILSLALKYAVYPAELILSNPCTDIRVPRSAPAKIVERTIITGEQFHALMEKFPRGHKYHIPLILAYHTGARIGEVLGLMWDDVDMQNQRIYIRRQLATVGAKRQCYFADPKTRTSTREIYMDEILMTELTHWKRVQTENELRFGNAYQRVYETAERSLYTAPKIETPPTGFHLCPLVCTDKFGLPIYYMALHGRLRSLGLNSHSFRHTHATKLIEAGANPIDVAARLGHADVSITQNLYAHDTEEMQRATAALFAQIVDK, encoded by the coding sequence ATGGCGAAAAAAGCAACGATCCGCACGCGAAAACGCGGCAGCACCTACTCCTACTCCTTTGACGCGGGAAAGAACCCGACCACAGGCAAACGCCGCGCCATCGAGAAGGGCGGCTATGCGACGGAGCAGGAGGCGTATGACGCAGGTGTTGCCGCATACGCAGACTGGAAGTCCGGCAACATCGGCATCACAAGCGAGCGGGTGAGGCTGCGCGACTATCTCACCGCATGGCTTGAAAATGTCATGCGCCCGAATGTGACACGCGGAACCTATCACAACTATAGCTCTGTGATCCGCGTACGGATCATCCCGCTCCTCGGCGATCTCCACGTGCAGGATATCCGCCCCCGCGATGTCGACACCTGGATGAAAAGGCTTGCCAAACGCGGGCTTTCCAAAAGATCACTTTCCCTTTCCAAGTCTATTTTATCCCTTGCACTCAAATACGCGGTCTATCCGGCAGAGCTCATCCTCAGCAACCCGTGCACCGATATCCGTGTCCCCCGATCAGCACCTGCGAAAATTGTAGAACGTACCATCATCACGGGGGAACAGTTCCATGCGCTCATGGAAAAGTTCCCACGCGGACACAAGTACCATATACCATTGATTCTTGCATATCACACGGGCGCACGCATCGGTGAAGTACTCGGGCTTATGTGGGACGATGTCGATATGCAGAACCAAAGAATCTACATCCGTCGCCAGCTCGCAACTGTCGGCGCAAAGAGGCAGTGCTATTTCGCTGATCCGAAGACCCGAACAAGCACACGCGAGATTTATATGGATGAGATCCTGATGACAGAGCTCACCCATTGGAAGCGGGTGCAAACAGAGAACGAGCTTCGTTTTGGCAATGCCTACCAGCGTGTCTATGAAACCGCCGAGCGCAGTCTTTATACCGCGCCGAAAATAGAAACCCCGCCGACAGGTTTTCATCTTTGCCCGCTCGTCTGTACGGACAAGTTCGGACTACCGATCTATTATATGGCTCTGCACGGGCGGCTGCGTTCCTTGGGGCTGAACTCACACAGCTTTCGCCATACGCACGCAACCAAACTCATTGAGGCGGGGGCAAACCCTATCGATGTTGCCGCCCGGCTCGGTCATGCGGATGTCTCCATTACCCAGAACCTCTACGCGCATGATACTGAAGAGATGCAGCGTGCAACCGCCGCTCTCTTCGCGCAGATTGTAGACAAGTAA
- a CDS encoding type II toxin-antitoxin system RelE family toxin yields the protein MEFSKWFDSRASEAQLEVKFSKEAQKSLNPLDRVTKQRIREGINGLLQHPPKGDIKLMQGQFTGVYRLRIGKYRIIYEIVSDTLRILDIGSRGDIYK from the coding sequence ATGGAGTTTTCGAAATGGTTCGATTCGCGTGCGAGCGAGGCTCAACTGGAAGTTAAGTTCTCTAAGGAGGCTCAGAAATCCCTTAATCCACTGGATCGAGTTACAAAACAACGAATCAGAGAAGGCATTAACGGGCTGCTGCAGCACCCTCCCAAGGGCGATATAAAGCTAATGCAGGGGCAGTTTACGGGAGTGTATCGTTTACGTATTGGAAAATATCGTATCATTTACGAAATCGTATCAGACACCCTTCGTATTCTCGATATCGGTTCTCGTGGTGATATCTACAAATAA
- a CDS encoding helix-turn-helix domain-containing protein: protein MKIKQLRQMLGLNQIDFAKELGIPQNTLSNYERERREPPIPLLREMASKYRVTTDYLTDSDLIADDRIASALGDERRWAGLTLGELSKETKIPEKDLEDYEAGIEPINFFLLRKLCNYYDKSIYQFYLDHDMYDEEIPEIFGDDVDKYEEFKKARDEDAMQENLRAPYTESYLYQYVPYGVSAGALEEVEAIAELPLVSVPDLMLGRYARNPNIILMPVNGESMNNVIEDGAIIAVLKNSDSSSVTDGDIVVIQNCGEYSVKRFFNDRIHEEYVFRPDSSDPSFRDIVFSYDNCDDLRLIGKVVMYNVTL, encoded by the coding sequence ATGAAAATAAAGCAGCTTAGACAGATGCTCGGGCTTAATCAAATTGATTTTGCAAAAGAACTCGGCATCCCCCAAAATACGCTAAGCAACTATGAGCGTGAACGGCGTGAGCCTCCAATTCCTTTATTGAGAGAGATGGCATCTAAGTACAGAGTGACAACAGACTATCTCACAGATTCCGACCTCATTGCCGATGACAGAATAGCGAGCGCACTAGGTGACGAACGTCGATGGGCAGGTCTAACACTTGGTGAGTTATCGAAAGAAACAAAAATCCCCGAGAAAGATCTCGAGGACTATGAGGCTGGGATAGAGCCCATTAATTTCTTTCTTTTGAGAAAACTTTGTAACTACTACGACAAGTCAATCTATCAATTTTATCTAGACCACGATATGTACGACGAGGAAATCCCCGAAATATTCGGAGATGATGTCGATAAATATGAGGAGTTCAAAAAAGCACGCGACGAAGACGCCATGCAAGAGAATCTCCGTGCCCCCTACACAGAATCCTACCTATATCAATACGTCCCTTATGGAGTTTCCGCTGGTGCTTTGGAGGAAGTAGAGGCAATAGCAGAACTCCCCCTCGTTTCCGTTCCAGACCTGATGCTCGGACGATACGCACGTAATCCGAATATCATACTCATGCCTGTCAATGGCGAGAGCATGAATAACGTGATCGAGGATGGTGCAATCATTGCGGTGTTAAAAAACAGTGATTCTTCCTCCGTAACAGACGGTGATATTGTTGTCATCCAGAATTGTGGAGAATACTCTGTGAAACGCTTTTTCAATGACAGGATACACGAAGAATACGTCTTTCGACCGGACAGTAGCGATCCTTCCTTTCGGGATATTGTATTTAGCTATGATAATTGCGATGATCTTCGCCTGATCGGTAAGGTCGTTATGTATAATGTGACGTTGTAG
- a CDS encoding ssDNA-binding protein — protein MRDGDEDRPDDDAYAGCYFLNANASADHPPKIVDRRVEPVMDRSEVYSGCYANVSVTFFAFNTQGNVGIGCGLGNIQKVRDGDHLTGERSADEDFEDLGSDDDDDFLS, from the coding sequence CTGCGTGATGGTGATGAAGATCGTCCGGACGATGATGCATACGCCGGATGCTATTTCCTCAACGCCAACGCAAGCGCGGACCACCCGCCTAAGATCGTCGATCGCCGTGTTGAGCCAGTTATGGATCGCTCGGAGGTGTACTCTGGGTGCTACGCCAACGTCAGCGTCACGTTCTTCGCGTTCAACACGCAGGGCAATGTCGGCATCGGATGCGGGCTCGGCAACATCCAGAAGGTGCGCGACGGCGATCACCTGACAGGCGAACGCTCTGCCGACGAGGACTTCGAGGATCTCGGCAGCGACGATGACGACGATTTTCTCAGCTGA
- a CDS encoding DNA polymerase: MILSIDIETYSDLDIKKVGGYKYAENCEVMLFAYAWDDAPVQIVDFTAGEELPADVLAALTDNEVMKCAYNAQFERTVLSHFLHRRSPDVPFQFLDPVGWSCTMVHALTLGLPGGLEGVSKALRLADDKAKMSVGKQLITYFCKPCKPTKINGGRERNLPEHAPEKWALFKEYCVRDVVAEREIRKRFASYSLSDREKRLWELDQRINDRGVRIDAQLVSEAIAFDADFKGRVIAQAAELTGLPNPASGEQLRRWIYREEGFAPESLAKDVLPDVIKRAQKPAVKEMLRLKQLMSKTSVKKYEAMQRARCDDGRAHGLLQFYGANRTGRWAGRLVQVQNLPRNSMTELDDARALLRSGDADALEMIYDHPLDVLSQLIRTAFVPHKGCRFVVADFSAIEARVIAWLAGEKWRMEVFAEGGDIYCASASKMFGVPVEKHGINGHLRQKGKIAELALGYQGSIGALKAMGADKLGLSDEELLKIVDSWRRASPHIKQLWYDVDAAALEAVRERRAVTLHHGVAFSTRKGILFLRLPSGRRLAYVRPMTEIEPAFNREGITYEGAEQTTGKWARLRTYGGKLVENIVQAIARDCLAVAMTRLEAAGYRIVMHIHDEVVIECPADACDLTDVCRIMGEPIGWAKGLILTADGYITDYYKKD; this comes from the coding sequence ATGATACTATCCATTGACATAGAGACCTACAGCGATCTCGACATTAAGAAGGTCGGAGGGTACAAATACGCCGAGAACTGTGAGGTGATGCTCTTCGCGTATGCGTGGGACGATGCACCCGTGCAGATCGTAGACTTCACAGCGGGCGAAGAGCTCCCTGCGGACGTTCTCGCAGCACTCACGGATAACGAGGTCATGAAATGCGCTTATAACGCGCAGTTCGAACGCACGGTGCTCAGTCATTTCCTGCACCGCCGTAGCCCTGACGTGCCGTTTCAGTTCCTCGACCCCGTCGGCTGGTCATGCACGATGGTACACGCCCTGACGCTGGGGCTTCCAGGAGGGCTTGAGGGCGTATCAAAGGCACTGCGCCTTGCAGACGATAAGGCAAAAATGAGCGTTGGCAAACAGCTCATCACGTATTTCTGCAAGCCATGCAAACCGACAAAGATCAACGGTGGTCGCGAAAGGAATCTACCGGAGCACGCGCCGGAGAAATGGGCGCTGTTCAAGGAGTACTGCGTGCGCGACGTTGTAGCAGAGCGGGAGATCCGTAAACGCTTCGCGAGCTATTCGCTGAGTGACCGCGAAAAGCGGCTTTGGGAGCTCGATCAACGTATCAACGATCGCGGTGTCCGCATCGATGCGCAGCTTGTGTCCGAGGCGATTGCGTTTGACGCGGACTTCAAAGGGCGCGTTATCGCACAGGCGGCAGAACTTACGGGGCTGCCGAATCCCGCGAGCGGCGAACAGCTTCGACGTTGGATTTATAGGGAAGAGGGCTTCGCCCCGGAGTCCCTCGCCAAAGATGTTCTGCCGGATGTGATCAAACGGGCACAAAAGCCCGCAGTCAAAGAGATGCTGCGACTCAAACAGCTCATGTCCAAGACCTCCGTCAAAAAGTACGAGGCGATGCAGCGGGCACGCTGCGACGATGGCCGCGCGCACGGACTGCTCCAGTTCTACGGCGCGAATCGGACGGGGCGCTGGGCGGGGCGGCTCGTGCAGGTGCAGAACCTGCCGCGCAACTCGATGACAGAGCTTGACGATGCGCGGGCACTCCTTCGCAGTGGTGACGCGGACGCTCTTGAGATGATCTATGACCATCCGCTTGACGTTTTGTCACAGCTCATCCGTACCGCATTTGTTCCGCATAAGGGCTGCCGCTTCGTAGTTGCGGATTTCTCCGCGATTGAGGCGCGTGTGATCGCGTGGCTCGCCGGGGAAAAATGGCGCATGGAGGTCTTTGCCGAGGGCGGAGACATCTACTGTGCATCGGCATCCAAGATGTTCGGGGTGCCCGTCGAAAAGCACGGCATCAATGGGCATCTGCGGCAGAAAGGCAAGATCGCAGAGCTCGCCCTTGGGTATCAAGGCAGTATCGGCGCACTCAAAGCGATGGGCGCGGATAAGCTCGGACTGAGCGATGAGGAGCTGCTGAAGATCGTTGACAGCTGGCGCAGGGCGAGCCCGCACATCAAGCAACTCTGGTATGACGTGGATGCGGCCGCCCTCGAGGCAGTCCGTGAGCGCAGGGCGGTGACACTGCATCACGGTGTCGCGTTCTCAACCCGTAAGGGCATCCTGTTCCTTCGGCTTCCGTCGGGACGCAGGCTTGCCTATGTGCGACCGATGACTGAGATCGAGCCCGCGTTTAACCGTGAGGGGATTACCTACGAAGGAGCGGAGCAGACTACGGGCAAGTGGGCACGTCTGCGCACCTACGGCGGCAAACTCGTCGAGAACATCGTCCAGGCAATCGCGCGTGACTGTCTCGCCGTTGCCATGACGCGGCTTGAGGCGGCGGGATATCGGATCGTGATGCACATCCACGATGAGGTTGTGATCGAGTGTCCCGCCGATGCGTGTGACCTGACGGACGTATGCCGCATTATGGGAGAGCCAATCGGATGGGCAAAGGGACTGATTTTGACCGCCGACGGCTACATCACGGACTACTACAAGAAAGACTAG
- a CDS encoding dATP/dGTP diphosphohydrolase domain-containing protein codes for MATGLTAGAKKHPGETWRGIPAEEHAVRAMRHLSMWLAGDRSDSHIINASMRCMMARVMEREEDQNYDPEEIDALREENKALWAELRKYRLRDLEEMRID; via the coding sequence GTGGCAACCGGGCTGACTGCAGGCGCAAAGAAGCATCCGGGCGAAACGTGGCGGGGTATCCCTGCAGAAGAACACGCAGTACGGGCAATGCGCCATCTCTCGATGTGGCTTGCCGGCGATCGGAGTGACAGCCACATCATCAACGCGAGTATGCGCTGCATGATGGCGCGCGTAATGGAGAGGGAGGAGGATCAGAACTACGATCCCGAGGAGATTGATGCGCTCAGGGAGGAGAACAAGGCTCTGTGGGCAGAGTTGAGGAAGTATCGTCTGCGGGACTTGGAGGAGATGCGAATTGACTGA
- a CDS encoding terminase small subunit, with protein sequence MTKDNIQREISRRQKDLQRRTEISQDRVVRELARIAFADATDYARVETRMIEKDDGTEVSYQTVTLKNTAELSPEQRAAISGIKQGANGIEVKLCDKIKALELLGSHIGMFNDKLEVKATVDNPFAGLSTEELRNVIDSG encoded by the coding sequence TTGACAAAAGATAACATTCAGCGTGAAATTTCGCGTCGTCAGAAAGACCTCCAAAGGCGAACGGAGATATCACAGGATCGTGTTGTCAGGGAGCTTGCACGGATTGCCTTTGCGGATGCGACGGACTATGCGCGGGTTGAGACGCGGATGATCGAAAAAGACGACGGCACCGAGGTCTCGTATCAGACGGTCACGCTCAAAAACACGGCAGAGCTATCGCCCGAGCAGCGTGCTGCGATTTCAGGAATCAAGCAGGGCGCGAACGGTATCGAGGTCAAACTCTGCGACAAGATCAAGGCCCTTGAGCTTCTGGGGAGCCATATCGGTATGTTTAACGACAAACTCGAGGTCAAGGCGACCGTTGATAATCCATTTGCAGGGCTTTCGACCGAGGAGCTGCGGAACGTGATCGACAGTGGATAG
- the terL gene encoding phage terminase large subunit, whose amino-acid sequence MNLWSLAGGYNSYLATSPTGTATGFGCSLMIIDDLIKNAEEAYNETVKEKHWDWFTNTMLSRLEEGGKIIVIMTRWASDDLAGNVLRHFADRRIRHISMKALQDDGTMLCDEILSRKSYEDKVRAMGADIASANYQQEPIDIKGRLYSTFKTYDDVPRDGSGHPLFTSIKAYIDTADTGEDYLCTIVYGVYAKEAYVLDVLYTKAPMEETEPLAAQMLHKNGVNIADIESNSGGRGFARSVERHLRETFGSNKTVIRPFHQSRNKAARILSNATWVMEHIYFPTNWRDRWPEYYDAMTRYQREGKNKHDDAPDATTGIAEKIGAGDLYSFE is encoded by the coding sequence ATGAACCTGTGGAGCCTAGCAGGAGGGTATAACAGCTACCTCGCGACCTCTCCGACGGGCACAGCGACGGGTTTCGGCTGCTCGCTCATGATCATCGACGACCTCATCAAGAACGCGGAGGAGGCATATAACGAGACGGTCAAAGAAAAGCATTGGGATTGGTTCACGAATACGATGCTCTCGCGTCTCGAGGAGGGCGGCAAGATCATTGTCATTATGACACGCTGGGCATCGGATGACCTCGCGGGCAATGTACTCAGACATTTCGCCGACCGTCGCATCCGGCACATCTCCATGAAGGCACTGCAGGACGACGGGACGATGCTCTGCGATGAAATTCTCTCGCGTAAGTCCTACGAGGACAAAGTGCGAGCGATGGGCGCGGATATTGCCTCTGCGAACTATCAGCAGGAGCCGATCGACATCAAGGGGCGGCTCTACAGCACGTTTAAGACCTACGATGATGTGCCGCGTGACGGTAGTGGGCATCCGCTTTTCACATCGATCAAGGCGTATATCGACACGGCGGACACGGGCGAGGATTACCTGTGCACTATTGTCTATGGTGTCTACGCCAAAGAGGCGTATGTGCTCGACGTGCTCTACACGAAAGCCCCGATGGAGGAGACAGAGCCGTTGGCAGCGCAGATGCTCCACAAAAACGGCGTCAATATCGCGGATATCGAATCCAACTCCGGCGGGCGCGGGTTTGCGCGTTCGGTGGAGAGGCATCTGCGTGAGACGTTCGGCAGCAATAAGACCGTCATCCGCCCGTTTCATCAGTCGCGCAATAAGGCGGCACGGATCCTTTCCAATGCGACATGGGTGATGGAGCACATCTATTTCCCGACCAACTGGCGCGACCGTTGGCCGGAGTACTATGACGCCATGACGCGGTATCAGCGCGAGGGCAAGAACAAGCACGATGACGCGCCCGATGCGACAACAGGCATTGCCGAGAAGATCGGCGCGGGTGATCTGTATAGTTTTGAGTAA
- a CDS encoding phage portal protein, with product MSFMDVVRFIIRRGAESIMTEDEFIEVETAAWLASEKRRQMMIGQAYARGEHDVLYKTRSAIGDGGKKTTVRNLPNNIIIDNQYGKLVNQKASYLLAKPFEVKSEDEAFGAQLKPVFNQGFRRTLKQIGEDCLNTGVGYLYPYFADNELRFRRFAPEEILPFWMDDAHEELASFLRVYTLEYYEGRTKRQSICAEDPHLYWCRRGGVDVGFYSGEGTRARICRDTCHRVSLTHRVHFNP from the coding sequence ATGTCCTTTATGGACGTGGTGCGGTTTATTATTCGTCGTGGTGCGGAATCCATCATGACCGAGGATGAATTTATCGAGGTTGAGACGGCTGCGTGGCTGGCATCCGAAAAACGCCGTCAGATGATGATCGGGCAGGCGTATGCGCGCGGTGAGCACGATGTACTCTACAAGACCCGCAGCGCGATCGGCGACGGAGGCAAGAAAACCACGGTGCGGAATCTGCCGAATAATATCATCATCGACAACCAGTATGGCAAGCTCGTCAATCAAAAGGCAAGCTATCTGCTTGCGAAGCCCTTTGAGGTAAAGTCGGAGGACGAGGCATTCGGCGCACAGCTAAAGCCTGTGTTCAATCAGGGATTTCGCCGCACGCTGAAGCAGATCGGCGAGGACTGCCTCAATACAGGCGTTGGGTATCTCTATCCGTACTTTGCGGATAACGAGCTGCGCTTTCGGCGATTCGCCCCCGAGGAGATTCTGCCATTCTGGATGGACGATGCGCACGAGGAGCTCGCTTCATTCCTGCGCGTTTACACCCTCGAGTATTACGAGGGGCGCACGAAAAGGCAGAGCATTTGTGCCGAAGATCCTCACCTATATTGGTGTCGTCGCGGCGGCGTTGACGTTGGATTTTATTCTGGTGAAGGCACACGCGCCCGCATTTGCCGCGACACTTGTCATCGGGTATCTCTCACTCACCGAGTTCATTTCAATCCTTGA
- a CDS encoding peptidoglycan recognition protein family protein, with translation MERIPIVETYLEIDHNRLTARRVTDQIVIHHTGNAVDDDLSAAEIDASHKGQGWTCIGYHYVIRKDGTVEQGRPHWTVGAHAYGHNSHTIGIHVCGNFEEAEPTDAQIESLAMLLANLCTDYGLPIDRDHIVGHRELMATACPGENLFAEMDTVVGKANFYANQ, from the coding sequence ATGGAGCGCATTCCCATCGTAGAGACCTATCTGGAGATCGACCACAACCGGCTCACCGCGCGGCGCGTGACCGACCAGATCGTCATCCACCACACAGGCAACGCGGTGGATGACGACCTCTCGGCGGCAGAGATTGACGCAAGTCACAAGGGGCAGGGGTGGACGTGCATCGGCTACCACTACGTCATCCGTAAGGACGGCACGGTGGAGCAGGGCAGACCGCACTGGACAGTGGGAGCGCACGCCTACGGACACAACAGTCACACCATCGGGATTCATGTGTGCGGGAACTTCGAGGAGGCAGAGCCGACGGATGCACAGATCGAGAGCCTTGCCATGCTGCTCGCGAACCTCTGTACCGACTACGGGCTGCCGATTGACCGCGACCACATCGTCGGGCATCGTGAGCTGATGGCGACCGCGTGCCCCGGTGAGAATCTCTTTGCCGAGATGGATACGGTTGTCGGAAAGGCGAACTTCTATGCCAACCAGTGA